The Brachybacterium huguangmaarense genome contains a region encoding:
- a CDS encoding helix-turn-helix transcriptional regulator produces MSPVTRALTEERWASVLDAAHEHAAMLTVADLADVAGYSPFHFSRVFAAHVGIGPGQYLTVLRIDAAKRLLLADPWPVVDVAAEVGFDSLSSFSRRFRDTVGVPPAHLRRLADRIGDRPPRPFSMLSVSRAAVHVVLDLPADLGSRADPSVWVGWYPQPAPIGLPRSGVLVSGRTDVDLPLCDGAPFLLGFAVAARADPWEQLVPSAPVVAAHPLPVVGPGRLTLHFGVQETRRMPMLSALPSLCRS; encoded by the coding sequence GTGAGCCCGGTCACTCGAGCGCTGACGGAGGAACGGTGGGCCTCCGTGCTCGACGCGGCCCATGAGCACGCGGCCATGCTGACCGTCGCCGACCTCGCGGATGTCGCCGGGTACAGCCCTTTCCACTTCTCACGGGTGTTCGCCGCGCACGTCGGCATCGGCCCGGGCCAGTATCTGACCGTGCTGCGGATCGACGCCGCCAAGCGCCTGCTGCTCGCCGATCCCTGGCCCGTCGTCGACGTCGCGGCGGAGGTCGGCTTCGACTCGCTCTCGAGCTTCAGCCGACGCTTCCGCGACACGGTGGGGGTGCCGCCCGCGCACCTGCGACGTCTGGCCGACCGCATCGGCGACCGCCCGCCGCGGCCGTTCAGCATGCTCTCCGTGAGCCGTGCGGCGGTGCACGTGGTCCTCGACCTTCCCGCGGATCTCGGCTCCCGCGCCGACCCCTCGGTGTGGGTGGGCTGGTATCCGCAGCCGGCTCCGATCGGGCTGCCGCGCTCGGGCGTGCTCGTCTCCGGGCGCACCGACGTGGACCTCCCTCTCTGCGACGGTGCACCTTTCCTGCTCGGCTTCGCCGTCGCGGCCCGGGCCGACCCGTGGGAGCAGCTGGTGCCGTCCGCCCCGGTCGTCGCCGCGCATCCCCTGCCCGTCGTCGGGCCCGGTCGCCTCACCTTGCACTTCGGCGTGCAGGAGACCCGTCGGATGCCGATGCTCTCGGCGCTGCCGAGCCTGTGCCGGTCGTGA
- a CDS encoding VOC family protein yields MTRSTGTSTWLDLDTHDLAAASAFYAGLFGWTFEDTGEQFGHYQIIRKDGALVGGAMDVSGMTCPDGDPLPPSWDVYLAVDDLDARLAAATEHGATVIVQPMDIGESGRMAAVLDATGANIAFWEAKDLDGYEFTGKPGSPVWFELMTHRFDEASAFYTAVVDANLVAMGDPTDDSMRYATNGPGDSASWGLCDASGIMPAEATGWRIYFGVESSDAAVERIRELGGSLLDGPVDSPFGRIATVADPEGATFQICAMSEAVAEG; encoded by the coding sequence ATGACCCGCAGCACCGGCACCAGCACCTGGCTCGACCTCGACACCCACGACCTCGCGGCGGCATCGGCCTTCTACGCCGGGCTGTTCGGCTGGACCTTCGAGGACACCGGCGAGCAGTTCGGCCACTACCAGATCATCCGCAAGGACGGCGCGCTCGTGGGCGGCGCGATGGACGTCTCGGGCATGACCTGCCCCGACGGCGATCCCCTCCCGCCCTCGTGGGACGTCTACCTCGCCGTCGACGATCTCGACGCGCGGCTCGCGGCCGCCACCGAGCACGGCGCCACCGTCATCGTGCAGCCCATGGACATCGGCGAGTCGGGCCGGATGGCAGCGGTCCTCGACGCCACCGGCGCGAACATCGCGTTCTGGGAGGCCAAGGACCTCGACGGGTACGAGTTCACCGGCAAGCCCGGCTCCCCCGTGTGGTTCGAGCTCATGACGCATCGCTTCGACGAGGCGAGCGCGTTCTACACCGCCGTGGTCGACGCGAACCTCGTGGCGATGGGCGATCCGACGGACGACTCCATGCGCTACGCGACGAACGGGCCGGGCGACTCCGCGAGCTGGGGCCTGTGCGACGCGAGCGGGATCATGCCCGCCGAGGCGACGGGGTGGAGGATCTACTTCGGCGTCGAGTCCTCCGATGCGGCGGTCGAGCGGATCCGCGAGCTGGGTGGGAGCCTGCTGGACGGGCCCGTCGACTCCCCGTTCGGGCGCATCGCCACGGTCGCCGACCCTGAGGGCGCGACCTTCCAGATCTGCGCCATGAGCGAGGCCGTCGCCGAGGGGTGA
- a CDS encoding baeRF2 domain-containing protein, with amino-acid sequence MRVPWLKGPIADEGPFLSIHLDTTRTDPSASAELATRWSHMRTRLSAAGAPSEILDEIADSVLSPSSIGGRHGRTIIASPREILLDRVLPVPPREDAASFGETPMLLPLLQLTPLAVSQLLIEVDRAGADLHLRAPEDPSISTDGPDRVDGGHDELHKASVGGGSQHGWRARNFDARVEDSWERNAEAVGRKVDALVERHKPDMVLLTGDVRATALLQDVLGQEARARLHLVSGGTRGQSMDRASFRDELERVTREFIDRREQDVADQFHENQLRGGTSVAGVDEVTATLRRGQVDQLVFTVGQEPEGIEELFRQAITTDAGVCALEEGYAAIPEGVGALLRWRDEATPSNELSSMSGDPRREDAVPERGEETPHEQEEHGLRA; translated from the coding sequence GTGAGAGTGCCGTGGCTGAAAGGCCCGATCGCCGACGAGGGGCCGTTCCTCTCGATCCACCTCGATACGACCAGGACGGATCCGAGCGCGTCCGCCGAGCTCGCGACCCGCTGGAGTCACATGCGCACGCGGCTCTCGGCCGCCGGCGCCCCCTCCGAGATCCTCGACGAGATCGCGGACAGCGTGCTCAGCCCCTCGTCGATCGGTGGTCGTCACGGGCGCACGATCATCGCCTCGCCCCGTGAGATCCTGCTGGACCGGGTGCTCCCGGTCCCGCCCCGCGAGGACGCCGCGTCCTTCGGCGAGACGCCGATGCTCCTGCCGCTCCTGCAGCTCACGCCGCTCGCGGTCAGCCAGCTGCTCATCGAGGTCGACCGGGCCGGCGCCGACCTGCACCTGCGTGCCCCCGAGGATCCGTCGATCAGCACCGACGGGCCCGATCGCGTCGACGGAGGCCACGACGAGCTGCACAAGGCGAGCGTGGGCGGCGGCTCCCAGCACGGCTGGCGGGCGCGCAACTTCGACGCCCGGGTCGAGGACTCGTGGGAGCGCAACGCCGAGGCCGTCGGCCGCAAGGTCGATGCGCTCGTCGAGCGGCACAAGCCCGACATGGTGCTCCTGACCGGCGACGTGCGCGCCACGGCGCTGCTCCAGGACGTGCTGGGCCAGGAGGCCCGCGCCCGTCTGCACCTCGTCTCCGGCGGCACCCGCGGGCAGAGCATGGACCGCGCCTCGTTCCGCGACGAGCTGGAACGGGTGACCCGCGAGTTCATCGACCGGCGCGAGCAGGACGTGGCCGACCAGTTCCACGAGAACCAGCTGCGCGGCGGCACCTCCGTCGCCGGCGTGGACGAGGTCACCGCGACGCTCCGTCGCGGTCAGGTGGACCAGCTCGTCTTCACCGTGGGCCAGGAGCCCGAGGGCATCGAGGAGCTGTTCCGCCAGGCCATCACGACCGATGCGGGCGTCTGCGCGCTCGAGGAGGGGTACGCCGCCATCCCCGAAGGCGTCGGCGCCCTCCTGCGCTGGCGCGACGAGGCCACCCCGTCCAACGAGCTCTCCAGCATGAGCGGTGATCCGCGCCGCGAGGACGCGGTCCCGGAGCGGGGCGAGGAGACGCCCCACGAGCAGGAGGAGCACGGCCTGCGCGCGTGA
- the pepE gene encoding dipeptidase PepE, with protein sequence MQALLLSNSTNHDSGYLAHALDEVLDFLDGAELTFVPYALADHEAYTRKVSDALSPHGVTVTGLHTASDPVAAVREAQAVFVGGGNTFRLLATLESLGLLDPLRERVADGMPYMGASAGTNIAGATIRTTNDMPIVQPASFEALGLVPFQINPHYLDADPASTHQGETREERLLQFLEDNDAAVLGLREGTWLRVDGASARIGGRAVQPSAPGPALVFERGSAPREVSGDVSALLARASRFDVGVGAAR encoded by the coding sequence GTGCAGGCTCTGCTGCTGTCGAACTCGACCAACCACGACTCCGGATACCTCGCCCATGCGCTCGACGAGGTCCTGGACTTCCTCGACGGCGCCGAGCTGACCTTCGTCCCCTACGCCCTGGCCGACCACGAGGCGTACACGCGCAAGGTCTCCGACGCGCTTAGCCCTCACGGCGTGACCGTCACGGGTCTGCACACCGCGTCCGACCCTGTCGCCGCCGTGCGCGAGGCCCAGGCCGTGTTCGTCGGCGGAGGCAACACCTTCCGGCTGCTGGCCACGCTCGAGAGCCTCGGCCTGCTCGACCCGCTGCGCGAGCGCGTCGCCGACGGCATGCCCTACATGGGCGCGAGCGCGGGCACCAACATCGCCGGCGCCACGATCCGCACCACCAACGACATGCCCATCGTGCAGCCGGCCTCCTTCGAGGCGCTCGGCCTCGTGCCCTTCCAGATCAACCCCCACTACCTCGACGCCGACCCCGCGAGCACCCATCAGGGCGAGACGCGCGAGGAACGGCTCCTGCAGTTCCTCGAGGACAACGACGCCGCGGTGCTGGGTCTGCGCGAGGGCACCTGGCTGCGCGTCGACGGCGCCTCGGCGCGGATCGGCGGCCGTGCCGTCCAGCCCTCGGCCCCGGGCCCCGCGCTCGTCTTCGAGCGTGGATCGGCCCCTCGTGAGGTCTCCGGCGACGTCTCGGCACTGCTCGCGCGGGCGTCCCGCTTCGACGTTGGGGTCGGCGCCGCCCGCTGA
- a CDS encoding IclR family transcriptional regulator, with product MEETPDSRAPLQTVDRALQILLSFNEGRRDWGVSELAEEFGFNRSTSQRLLAALAARGFLFADPYSRRYSLGPAMWHMAALWERGGGLARLAESVLTGLAETTGRTASFTVPDGYHVRCVAAVDGDSGPVRAHPLVGDLYPAHAGATSRAYFAFLDPLVRRNMLSGRPFARYTELTTSDEASLDRMLDETYRAGWAYSEGEFDQTTRAIAAPVRIGSTPVGSISVIEPKIFTYPDELTSRVPDLLDAAQRLGSLLANNDPGGAPRRTA from the coding sequence ATGGAGGAGACGCCGGACTCTCGTGCGCCTCTGCAGACCGTCGACCGGGCTCTGCAGATCCTGCTGTCCTTCAACGAGGGCCGGAGGGACTGGGGCGTCTCCGAGCTGGCCGAGGAGTTCGGCTTCAACCGCTCGACGAGCCAGCGGCTGCTGGCGGCGCTGGCCGCTCGGGGCTTCCTGTTCGCCGACCCGTACTCGCGGCGCTACAGCCTGGGACCGGCGATGTGGCACATGGCGGCGCTGTGGGAGCGCGGCGGCGGCCTGGCCCGGCTCGCCGAGTCCGTGCTGACCGGCCTGGCCGAGACGACCGGCCGCACCGCCTCCTTCACCGTGCCCGACGGCTACCACGTGCGCTGCGTGGCCGCCGTCGACGGCGACTCCGGCCCCGTGCGCGCGCATCCCCTCGTCGGTGATCTCTACCCGGCCCACGCCGGTGCGACGTCGCGGGCCTACTTCGCGTTCCTGGACCCGCTCGTACGGCGCAACATGCTCAGCGGGCGCCCCTTCGCGCGCTACACCGAGCTGACCACGAGCGACGAGGCGAGCCTGGACCGCATGCTCGACGAGACCTATCGGGCGGGATGGGCGTACTCCGAGGGCGAGTTCGACCAGACCACGCGGGCCATCGCGGCGCCGGTGCGCATCGGGTCCACGCCCGTCGGGTCGATCTCGGTGATCGAGCCCAAGATCTTCACCTATCCCGACGAGCTGACCAGCCGGGTCCCGGACCTGCTGGACGCGGCTCAGCGCCTGGGCAGCCTGCTCGCCAACAACGACCCCGGCGGCGCTCCGCGCCGAACGGCCTAG
- a CDS encoding AroM family protein, which produces MDTVMGTASTAVAATPTSAGPRRARLGVVTIGQTPRVDLTPELARLVPGVELVERGVLDGLSAAEIAGAAPAHDDHTLTTRLADGGSAVIGERAVMERLPALLAALEPEVDAVLLACTGPFPELARTTPLFVPDRIIAHAVAATAPSGRPVGVIAPLPAQIADTRRKFAAVLSADRPVLVAAASPYTGTAEDLRRAARELADQGAALLALDCFGYTAAMRAVVAEETGLPVIVARSIAARLAAEALGVEPTT; this is translated from the coding sequence ATGGACACCGTGATGGGCACTGCCTCGACCGCCGTCGCGGCCACGCCGACGTCTGCCGGACCCCGGCGCGCGCGGCTGGGCGTGGTGACGATCGGTCAGACGCCCCGCGTGGACCTCACGCCCGAGCTCGCACGCCTCGTGCCCGGCGTCGAGCTGGTCGAGCGCGGCGTGCTCGACGGGCTGAGCGCCGCGGAGATCGCCGGGGCGGCCCCGGCGCACGACGACCACACGCTGACCACGCGCCTGGCCGACGGCGGATCCGCCGTGATCGGCGAGCGCGCCGTGATGGAACGCCTGCCCGCGCTGCTCGCGGCGCTCGAGCCCGAGGTCGACGCGGTGCTGCTGGCCTGCACCGGCCCCTTCCCGGAGCTGGCCCGCACCACGCCGCTGTTCGTGCCCGACCGGATCATCGCCCACGCGGTCGCCGCCACGGCCCCGAGCGGACGCCCGGTGGGCGTCATCGCTCCCCTGCCCGCGCAGATCGCCGACACCCGCCGCAAGTTCGCCGCCGTGCTGTCCGCCGACCGACCGGTGCTCGTGGCCGCGGCCTCCCCGTACACGGGCACGGCCGAGGACCTGCGCCGCGCCGCCCGCGAGCTGGCCGACCAGGGCGCGGCGCTGCTGGCCCTGGACTGCTTCGGCTACACCGCCGCGATGCGCGCGGTCGTCGCCGAGGAGACGGGGCTGCCCGTGATCGTCGCCCGCTCGATCGCCGCCCGCCTGGCCGCCGAGGCCCTCGGCGTCGAGCCCACCACCTGA
- a CDS encoding DUF1177 domain-containing protein, with amino-acid sequence MSYSHLIAAYDLLDDPSVRGADVAAFLKTISPDALIEVEEVTAERGATDFLRVIIPGTAGKRAGGAAPTLGVLGRLGGLGARPEQIGFVSDGDGALSAVTIAAKLLAMAERGDHLAGDVIVATHIDPDAPTQPHEPVPFMGSVIEQDVSNEHEVSAEMDAILSIDTTKGNRVCNHKGIAITPTIADGWILRVSETLLDIVTRTTGRLPAVMPITMQDITPYGNDVYHVNSIVQPCTATSAPVVGVAIVTESAVPGSATGATDLHDVDQAVRFAIETAKDFGRGIASFHDAAELEHLQSLYGPMSVLQTAGAPGPAA; translated from the coding sequence GTGTCCTACAGCCACCTGATCGCCGCCTACGACCTCCTGGACGACCCGTCCGTGCGCGGGGCCGACGTCGCCGCCTTCCTCAAGACCATCAGCCCCGACGCGCTGATCGAGGTCGAGGAGGTCACCGCCGAGCGCGGTGCCACGGACTTCCTCCGCGTCATCATCCCGGGGACCGCGGGCAAGCGGGCCGGCGGGGCCGCACCGACCCTCGGCGTCCTGGGGCGCCTGGGCGGTCTCGGCGCCCGGCCCGAGCAGATCGGCTTCGTCAGTGACGGCGACGGCGCCCTGTCCGCCGTGACGATCGCCGCCAAGCTGCTCGCGATGGCCGAGCGCGGCGACCACCTGGCCGGGGACGTCATCGTCGCCACCCACATCGATCCCGACGCGCCCACCCAGCCCCACGAGCCGGTCCCCTTCATGGGCTCGGTCATCGAGCAGGACGTCAGCAACGAGCACGAGGTCAGCGCCGAGATGGACGCGATCCTCTCGATCGACACCACCAAGGGCAACCGGGTGTGCAACCACAAGGGCATCGCGATCACGCCCACGATCGCGGACGGCTGGATCCTGCGGGTGTCCGAGACGCTGCTGGACATCGTCACCCGCACCACCGGGCGCCTGCCGGCGGTCATGCCGATCACGATGCAGGACATCACCCCGTACGGCAACGACGTGTACCACGTGAACTCGATCGTCCAGCCGTGCACGGCCACCTCGGCGCCCGTCGTGGGCGTGGCCATCGTGACCGAGTCGGCCGTGCCCGGCTCGGCGACCGGCGCGACCGACCTGCACGACGTCGACCAGGCGGTGCGCTTCGCGATCGAGACCGCCAAGGACTTCGGGCGCGGCATCGCCTCCTTCCACGACGCCGCCGAGCTCGAGCACCTGCAGAGCCTGTACGGCCCCATGAGCGTGCTGCAGACGGCCGGGGCCCCCGGCCCCGCCGCCTGA
- a CDS encoding ABC transporter permease has product MRYLGRRLLAMIPALFGVLICVFLLTRVLPGDPARTLAGEQADPETVQRIRDQMGLDKPLWSQFVTYLSGVFHGDLGTAWHTGRPVLADLASRFPATVELALVALVIALVLGIPLGIISAVHRGRWVDHLGRIIGLTGASMPLFWLGMLVIYVFYFLLDVAPAPVGRLGDSINPPTHVTGLYLVDSLLSGDTVAFGSAANHIIWPALVLSTGALAMFSRMTRSAMLEILGQDYVRTAVSKGLRPRSVIGKHSLKNAAPPVLTVVGLELGQLLAGAVLTETIFTWPGIGSYITQSILATDYAPIQAFTLLAAVLYLVINLAVDLAQAAIDPRIRHAR; this is encoded by the coding sequence ATGAGATATCTCGGCCGCCGCCTCCTGGCCATGATCCCGGCCCTGTTCGGGGTCCTGATCTGCGTCTTCCTGCTCACCCGCGTCCTGCCCGGCGACCCCGCCCGGACGCTCGCGGGCGAGCAGGCGGATCCCGAGACCGTCCAGCGCATCCGCGACCAGATGGGTCTGGACAAGCCCCTGTGGAGCCAGTTCGTGACCTACCTGTCGGGCGTCTTCCACGGGGACCTGGGCACGGCCTGGCACACGGGGCGGCCCGTGCTCGCCGACCTCGCCAGCCGCTTCCCGGCCACGGTCGAGCTGGCGCTCGTCGCCCTCGTGATCGCCCTGGTCCTCGGCATCCCGCTCGGCATCATCAGCGCGGTCCACCGCGGACGCTGGGTGGACCACCTCGGGCGCATCATCGGCCTGACCGGCGCGTCGATGCCGCTGTTCTGGCTGGGCATGCTCGTCATCTACGTCTTCTACTTCCTGCTGGACGTCGCGCCGGCCCCGGTCGGACGCCTCGGCGACTCCATCAACCCGCCCACCCACGTCACCGGGCTGTACCTCGTCGACAGCCTGCTGAGCGGGGACACGGTCGCCTTCGGCTCGGCCGCCAACCACATCATCTGGCCCGCGCTCGTGCTGTCGACCGGTGCCCTCGCGATGTTCTCGCGCATGACCCGCTCCGCGATGCTCGAGATCCTCGGCCAGGACTACGTGCGCACGGCCGTCTCCAAGGGGCTGCGACCCCGCTCGGTGATCGGCAAGCACTCCTTGAAGAACGCCGCGCCGCCGGTGCTGACGGTGGTCGGCCTCGAGCTCGGCCAGCTCCTGGCCGGCGCCGTGCTCACCGAGACCATCTTCACCTGGCCCGGCATCGGCTCCTACATCACCCAGTCGATCCTGGCGACCGACTACGCCCCCATCCAGGCGTTCACGCTGCTCGCGGCCGTGCTCTACCTGGTGATCAACCTGGCCGTGGACCTCGCCCAGGCCGCCATCGACCCGAGGATCCGTCATGCGCGATGA